A window from Bufo bufo chromosome 1, aBufBuf1.1, whole genome shotgun sequence encodes these proteins:
- the PPP2CA gene encoding serine/threonine-protein phosphatase 2A catalytic subunit alpha isoform — MDEKAFTKELDQWIEQLNECKQLSESQVKTLCEKAKEILTKESNVQEVRCPVTVCGDVHGQFHDLMELFRIGGKSPDTNYLFMGDYVDRGYYSVETVTLLVALKVRYRERITILRGNHESRQITQVYGFYDECLRKYGNANVWKYFTDLFDYLPLTALVDGQIFCLHGGLSPSIDTLDHIRALDRLQEVPHEGPMCDLLWSDPDDRGGWGISPRGAGYTFGQDISETFNHANGLTLVSRAHQLVMEGYNWCHDRNVVTIFSAPNYCYRCGNQAAIMELDDTLKYSFLQFDPAPRRGEPHVTRRTPDYFL; from the exons ATGGATGAAAAGGCGTTTACCAAGGAGCTGGATCAATGGATCGAGCAACTGAATGAATGCAAGCAGCTGTCCGAGAGCCAGGTCAAGACCCTgtgcgagaag GCAAAAGAAATTTTGACAAAAGAATCCAACGTCCAAGAAGTGCGCTGCCCAGTAACAGTGTGTGGAGATGTTCACGGACAGTTTCACGACCTCATGGAGTTGTTCAGAATTGGGGGCAAATCACCAGATACAAATTATTTATTCATGGGAGACTACGTGGACAGAGGCTACTACTCGGTGGAGACGGTCACACTACTTGTTGCACTAAAG GTTCGATATCGTGAACGTATCACTATTCTACGAGGGAATCACGAAAGCAGGCAGATCACACAAGTATATGGGTTTTATGATGAATGTTTGCGAAAATATGGAAATGCTAATGTCTGGAAATACTTCACCGATCTGTTTGATTACCTTCCGTTAACTGCCTTAGTGGACGGCCAG ATATTTTGTTTACATGGTGGATTGTCACCTTCAATAGACACACTGGATCATATCCGTGCACTTGATCGTCTACAAGAAGTTCCACATGAG GGCCCGATGTGTGACTTGCTATGGTCTGATCCAGATGACCGTGGTGGCTGGGGTATTTCCCCTAGAGGTGCTGGATACACTTTTGGACAAGACATCTCTGAGACCTTCAACCATGCCAATGGCCTTACCTTGGTTTCTAGAGCCCATCAGTTGGTGATGGAG GGATACAACTGGTGCCATGACCGGAATGTAGTGACCATTTTTAGTGCTCCAAATTATTGTTACCGCTGTGGTAACCAGGCTGCAATAATGGAACTTGATGACACTCTGAAATATTCATT CTTGCAGTTTGACCCAGCACCGCGCAGAGGAGAACCACACGTGACCCGGCGCACCCCAGACTACTTCCTTTAA